From one Neofelis nebulosa isolate mNeoNeb1 chromosome 4, mNeoNeb1.pri, whole genome shotgun sequence genomic stretch:
- the DNM2 gene encoding dynamin-2 isoform X14 — protein sequence MILQFISRESSLILAVTPANMDLANSDALKLAKEVDPQGLRTIGVITKLDLMDEGTDARDVLENKLLPLRRGYIGVVNRSQKDIEGKKDIRTALAAERKFFLSHPAYRHMADRMGTPHLQKTLNQQLTNHIRESLPALRSKLQSQLLSLEKEVEEYKNFRPDDPTRKTKALLQMVQQFGVDFEKRIEGSGDQVDTLELSGGARINRIFHERFPFELVKMEFDEKDLRREISYAIKNIHGVRTGLFTPDLAFEAIVKKQVVKLKEPCLKCVDLVIQELINTVRQCTSKLSSYPRLREETERIVTTYIREREGRTKDQILLLIDIEQSYINTNHEDFIGFANCYYTEQLVTGAQQRSTQLNKKRAIPNQGEILVIRRGWLTINNISLMKGGSKEYWFVLTAESLSWYKDEEEKEKKYMLPLDNLKIRDVEKGFMSNKHVFAIFNTEQRNVYKDLRQIELACDSQEDVDSWKASFLRAGVYPEKDQAENEDGVQENTFSMDPQLERQVETIRNLVDSYVAIINKSIRDLMPKTIMHLMINNTKAFIHHELLAYLYSSADQSSLMEESADQAQRRDDMLRMYHALKEALNIIGDISTSTVSTPVPPPVDDTWIQSSSSHSPTPQRRPISSVHPPGRPPAVRGPTPGPPLIPMPAASFAAPPIPSRPGPQSVFANNDPFSAPPQIPSRPARIPPGIPPGVPSRRPPAAPSRPTIIRPAEPSLLD from the exons GCCTGCGGACCATTGGCGTCATCACCAAGCTCGACCTGATGGATGAAGGCACTGACGCCAGGGACGTCCTGGAAAACAAGTTGCTCCCCTTGAGAAGAG GCTACATCGGTGTGGTGAACCGCAGCCAGAAGGACATTGAGGGCAAGAAGGACATCCGCACGGCACTGGCGGCCGAGAGGAAgttcttcctctcccacccagCCTACCGGCACATGGCTGACCGCATGGGCACCCCACACCTGCAGAAGACCCTGAACCAG CAACTGACCAACCACATCCGGGAGTCCCTGCCAGCCCTGCGGAGCAAGCTGCAGAGCCAGCTGCTGTCcctggagaaggaggtggaggagtaCAAGAACTTCCGGCCCGATGACCCCACTCGCAAAACCAAAGCCTTGCTGCA GATGGTCCAGCAGTTTGGGGTGGACTTCGAAAAGAGGATCGAAGGCTCTGGAGACCAAGTGGACACGCTAGAACTCTCCGGGGGTGCCCGAATCAATCGCATCTTCCACGAGCGGTTTCCCTTTGAGCTGGTGAAG ATGGAGTTCGACGAGAAGGATTTACGGCGCGAGATCAGCTACGCCATTAAGAACATCCACGGAGTCAG GACCGGGCTCTTCACCCCGGACTTGGCATTCGAGGCCATTGTGAAAAAGCAGGTCGTCAAGCTGAAAGAGCCCTGTCTGAAATGTGTCGACCTGGTTATCCAGGAGCTAATCAATACAGTTAGGCAGTGTACCAGTAAG ctcagCTCCTACCCCCGCTTGCGAGAAGAGACGGAGCGAATCGTCACCACGTACATCCGGGAACGGGAGGGGAGAACCAAGGACCAG ATCCTTCTTCTGATCGACATCGAGCAGTCCTACATCAACACGAACCATGAGGACTTTATCGGATTTGCCAA CTGTTATTATACTGAGCAGCTGGTGACCGG CGCCCAGCAGAGGAGTACACAGCTGAACAAGAAGAGAGCCATCCCCAACCAG GGGGAGATCTTG GTGATCCGCAGGGGCTGGTTGACCATCAACAACATCAGTCTGATGAAGGGCGGCTCCAAGGAGTACTGGTTTGTGCTGACGGCCGAGTCTCTGTCCTGGTACAAGGATGAGGAG gagaaggagaagaagtaCATGCTGCCTCTGGACAACCTGAAAATCCGCGACGTGGAGAAGGGCTTCATGTCCAACAAGCACGTCTTCGCCATCTTCAACACGGAGCAGAG GAACGTCTACAAGGACCTGCGGCAGATCGAGCTGGCCTGTGACTCCCAGGAGGACGTGGACAGCTGGAAGGCCTCGTTCCTCCGAGCTGGGGTCTACCCCGAGAAGGACCAG GCAGAGAATGAGGACGGGGTCCAGGAGAACACCTTCTCCATGGACCCACAGCTGGAGCGCCAGGTGGAGACCATTCGCAACCTGGTGGACTCATATGTGGCCATTATCAACAAGTCCATCCGTGACCTCATGCCAAAGACCATCATGCACCTCATGATCAACAAC ACGAAGGCCTTCATCCACCACGAGCTGCTGGCCTACCTGTACTCCTCGGCGGACCAGAGCAGCCTCATGGAGGAGTCGGCCGACCAGGCCCAGAGGCGGGACGACATGCTGCGCATGTACCATGCGCTCAAGGAGGCCCTCAACATCATCGGGGACATCAGCACCAGCACCGTGTCCACGCCCGTGCCCCCACCCGTCGATGACACCTGGATCCAGAGCTCCAGCAGCCACAG cCCCACTCCACAGCGCCGACCCATATCCAGCGTGCATCCCCCAGGCCGGCCCCCAGCAGTGAGAGGCCCGACCCCGGGCCCCCCCCTGATTCCCATGCCGGCAGCCTCCTTTGCCGCACCCCCCATCCCGTCCAGGCCTGGACCCCAGAGCGTGTTTGCCAACAATGACCCCTTCTCGGCCCCGCCTCAGATCCCATCTCGGCCGGCTCGGATTCCACCCGGCATCCCCCCTGGAGTGCCCAG CAGAAGACCCCCTGCTGCGCCCAGCCGGCCCACCATTATCCGCCCAGCCGAGCCATCCCTGCTCGACTAG